In one Haemophilus parainfluenzae genomic region, the following are encoded:
- a CDS encoding DUF5677 domain-containing protein, translating into MNDIDFEQFYKRFSKTLKIARKVSVLGAYRKSTGFQMTFACILFARMCVIAQSIQRLTQQDVPTKYVLENWDYASTFGLTRNLMECYHSLFYLCFDNVSNEERQTRKNIFDLHDYYSRKQLFEHLNEVPLATQFHHDKENCLEFILDKIQQDSFFNSLPEKERNRYLQGKNAFMLSREDIEERSGFNKREFRLWYKLLSANAHSFPMGFYHVAPGERGLGVKTELEVKYICKALSLSESYLRKGIEGMITVIYPDIRERLDNKELRFLKI; encoded by the coding sequence ATGAATGATATAGATTTTGAACAATTTTACAAAAGATTTTCAAAAACATTAAAAATAGCAAGAAAAGTTTCTGTATTGGGTGCTTATAGAAAATCTACAGGATTTCAAATGACATTTGCTTGTATTTTATTTGCAAGAATGTGCGTTATTGCTCAAAGCATACAACGACTTACTCAGCAAGATGTTCCAACAAAATATGTCCTAGAAAACTGGGACTATGCTTCAACATTTGGTTTAACACGGAATTTAATGGAGTGTTATCATTCTTTGTTTTATTTATGCTTTGATAACGTATCTAATGAAGAAAGACAAACTAGAAAAAATATTTTTGATTTACATGATTACTATTCAAGAAAACAACTCTTCGAGCATTTAAATGAAGTGCCTTTAGCAACCCAGTTCCACCATGATAAAGAAAATTGCTTAGAATTCATCTTAGATAAAATACAACAAGATTCTTTTTTTAATTCATTACCCGAAAAGGAGCGAAATAGATACTTACAAGGGAAAAATGCTTTTATGTTGAGTAGGGAGGATATTGAAGAACGAAGCGGATTTAATAAAAGAGAATTTAGGCTATGGTATAAGCTGTTATCAGCAAATGCTCACTCTTTCCCCATGGGGTTCTACCATGTGGCACCAGGAGAAAGAGGATTAGGGGTGAAAACAGAACTTGAAGTCAAATATATATGTAAGGCATTAAGTTTATCTGAATCTTATTTAAGAAAAGGAATTGAAGGTATGATTACTGTTATTTACCCAGATATAAGAGAAAGACTTGATAATAAAGAATTAAGATTTTTAAAAATATAG
- a CDS encoding mercuric transporter MerT family protein yields the protein MTTSLKSSNKSFWVAIATALSAAVASTLCCIAPLIYLVFGVSSTWLIGFGEYDYLRIPMLIVSLCAFAYGFWLLMFSKKIICSKYISRKKLIVLYWIVFIVMLFFLTYPTILPWILELSN from the coding sequence ATGACTACGTCTCTAAAAAGCTCTAATAAATCTTTTTGGGTTGCGATTGCCACCGCGCTAAGTGCTGCGGTGGCTTCAACCTTGTGCTGCATTGCGCCTTTGATCTATTTAGTATTTGGCGTGTCATCCACCTGGTTGATAGGCTTCGGTGAGTATGATTATTTACGCATTCCGATGCTTATCGTTTCATTATGCGCCTTTGCCTACGGCTTTTGGTTGCTAATGTTTTCCAAAAAAATCATTTGCAGCAAATACATTTCCCGTAAAAAGCTCATTGTTTTGTATTGGATTGTATTTATCGTCATGCTCTTTTTCTTAACTTATCCAACCATTTTACCGTGGATTTTAGAACTTTCTAATTAG
- the recJ gene encoding single-stranded-DNA-specific exonuclease RecJ, whose translation MKKLIKRREIPAGNSVSDNALLDRLYRSRHIKNSQELDRTLQSMLNPNQLHGIQHAVDLLVDAYQQQQKIVIVGDFDADGATSTALSVLALRMLGFTDVEYLVPNRFEQGYGLSVPVAEMAMEKGVQLLMTVDNGVSSFEGVAYLKEHGVKVLITDHHLPPEILPNADAIVNPNLQQCDFPSKCLAGVGVAFYLMLALRTKFRELGIFTAETQPNFTELLDLVALGTIADVVPLDQNNRILAHQGLMRIRAKRCRPGIIALAEVANREVEKLCSSDLGFAIAPRLNAAGRLDNMSVGVELLLAESMQEARAQALDLDSLNQARKEIEQGMKLEALEICRNLTALSDELPMGIALFQKDWHQGVLGIVASRIKDQYHRPVIAFAQDQEGILKGSARSIEGLHMRDVLERIHSQHPDMILKFGGHSMAAGLSIKESFFPEFQKIFNQTVQDWLNEDQLQGVIWTDGELQANEFSIETAEVIKSGGPWGQAFPEPVFDGEFNIFEQRAIGQNQNHLKMLVEPKNGGPLLDAIAFNIDTRYYPDLSIKQAKFAYKLEINEFRGNRNVQLLVDYIEPIG comes from the coding sequence GTGAAAAAACTCATCAAACGTCGTGAAATTCCTGCCGGAAATTCTGTTTCAGATAATGCATTACTCGATCGTCTCTATCGTTCTCGCCATATTAAAAATAGCCAAGAATTAGACCGCACTTTGCAATCAATGCTGAATCCCAATCAATTACACGGTATTCAACACGCCGTAGATTTATTGGTTGATGCTTATCAACAGCAACAAAAGATTGTTATCGTCGGTGATTTTGATGCAGATGGGGCAACGAGTACGGCGCTTTCAGTATTAGCTTTGCGTATGCTGGGCTTTACTGATGTGGAATACCTAGTGCCAAATCGTTTTGAGCAAGGCTATGGTTTGAGTGTACCTGTTGCTGAGATGGCAATGGAAAAAGGCGTGCAGTTATTGATGACGGTGGATAACGGGGTATCGTCTTTTGAGGGTGTGGCGTATTTAAAAGAGCATGGCGTGAAGGTGTTAATTACCGATCATCACTTGCCACCAGAAATACTGCCGAATGCTGATGCCATTGTTAATCCAAATTTGCAACAATGTGATTTCCCTTCAAAATGTTTAGCTGGTGTGGGTGTAGCGTTTTATTTAATGCTTGCTTTACGTACTAAATTTCGCGAGTTGGGCATTTTTACGGCTGAAACACAACCTAATTTTACTGAATTACTGGATTTAGTTGCACTCGGCACGATTGCAGACGTTGTTCCACTTGATCAAAATAACCGTATTTTAGCCCATCAAGGGTTGATGCGAATTCGTGCGAAGCGTTGTCGACCAGGAATTATTGCTCTCGCTGAAGTGGCTAATCGGGAAGTTGAAAAACTTTGTTCGTCGGATTTAGGCTTTGCGATTGCACCCCGTTTAAATGCTGCGGGTCGATTAGATAATATGTCTGTTGGTGTGGAGTTATTACTTGCAGAAAGTATGCAAGAGGCTAGAGCGCAAGCCTTAGATTTGGATAGTTTAAATCAAGCCAGAAAAGAAATTGAGCAAGGCATGAAGTTAGAAGCCTTAGAAATTTGCCGAAATCTCACCGCACTTTCTGATGAATTACCGATGGGAATAGCCTTATTTCAGAAAGATTGGCATCAAGGTGTATTAGGTATTGTAGCCTCTCGTATTAAAGATCAATACCATCGACCCGTTATTGCTTTTGCGCAAGATCAAGAAGGCATTTTAAAAGGTTCTGCGCGTTCAATTGAAGGCTTACATATGCGCGATGTATTAGAGCGTATTCATTCCCAACATCCAGATATGATTTTAAAATTTGGCGGTCATTCCATGGCGGCAGGATTAAGCATTAAAGAAAGCTTTTTCCCTGAGTTTCAAAAGATTTTTAATCAAACGGTGCAAGATTGGTTAAATGAAGATCAATTACAAGGTGTGATTTGGACGGATGGCGAACTTCAAGCAAATGAATTTAGTATTGAAACGGCAGAGGTGATAAAATCTGGCGGACCTTGGGGACAAGCTTTTCCTGAGCCTGTTTTTGATGGTGAGTTTAACATTTTTGAGCAACGGGCTATCGGGCAAAATCAAAATCACTTAAAAATGCTTGTAGAGCCTAAAAATGGTGGTCCATTATTAGATGCCATTGCGTTTAATATCGATACTCGGTATTATCCCGATTTGTCGATTAAGCAGGCAAAATTTGCTTATAAGTTAGAAATTAATGAGTTTCGTGGAAATCGAAACGTCCAATTATTAGTCGATTATATTGAACCAATTGGTTAA
- a CDS encoding heavy-metal-associated domain-containing protein, with the protein MKKLTTALLLSLFTFSVAQAEEIKQVVLKVNEMNCQLCAYLVNKELRNIDGVISTKASIKDRTVTVVEDPKVSDEQLINAIHKLEYTAEVVK; encoded by the coding sequence ATGAAGAAATTAACGACCGCACTTTTGCTTTCATTATTCACGTTCTCTGTCGCTCAGGCAGAAGAAATAAAGCAAGTTGTGTTAAAAGTAAATGAAATGAACTGCCAGCTTTGTGCTTATTTAGTAAATAAAGAGTTACGAAATATTGATGGCGTGATTTCCACTAAAGCCTCCATTAAAGATAGAACTGTGACTGTTGTAGAAGATCCGAAAGTTTCTGATGAGCAATTGATTAATGCGATTCACAAACTGGAATATACGGCGGAAGTGGTGAAGTAA
- a CDS encoding YcjX family protein, which yields MFKSINREINQIINRGFDRTLRLAVTGLSRSGKTAFITSLINQLLHINQEGNGHLPLFEAARNQSILAVKRVPQQNLSIPRFDYEANLNDLMNNPPQWCQSTRGVSETRLAIRFERQSGLLRHFKERGTLYLDIFDYPGEWLLDLPLLNLDFQQWSLEQAKITSGIRQQFAQDWLDKLKKLDLSAVVNEDVLAQIAKSYTDYLLACKAEGMQFIQPGRFVLPGELEGAPVLQFFPLLHLSEEQWQKLKREAKSNSYFAVLNKRYDYYRNKVVKGFYENYFSTFDRQVILADCLTPLNHSQQAFIDMQTGLNQLFKNFHYGKRNLLNRLFSPNIDKLMFVATKADHITTDQIQNLISLMRQLVQEGGRHVEFEGIDTEYTAIAAIRATKQVLVNQNGKQIKAIQGVRSLDKELITLYPGSVPSKLPNAEFWSKQSFDFDSFEPQVLQQGESIPHLRMDAVLQFLLADRFD from the coding sequence ATGTTTAAATCAATTAATCGGGAAATTAATCAAATAATCAATCGTGGATTTGACCGCACTTTACGTTTAGCTGTGACAGGGCTAAGTCGAAGCGGTAAAACAGCCTTTATTACTAGCTTGATTAATCAATTGTTACATATTAATCAAGAGGGGAATGGTCATCTTCCTTTATTTGAGGCTGCTCGAAATCAATCTATTTTAGCGGTAAAACGAGTGCCTCAGCAGAATTTAAGTATCCCACGTTTTGATTATGAAGCGAATCTCAATGATTTAATGAATAATCCTCCACAATGGTGCCAATCTACCAGAGGAGTGAGTGAAACACGCCTGGCTATTCGTTTTGAACGCCAATCAGGCTTACTTCGCCATTTTAAAGAACGTGGTACATTATATTTGGATATTTTTGATTATCCTGGTGAATGGCTATTGGATTTACCTTTGCTGAATTTAGATTTTCAACAATGGTCACTTGAACAAGCTAAAATTACATCGGGTATTCGTCAACAGTTTGCGCAAGATTGGTTGGATAAACTGAAAAAACTCGACCTAAGTGCGGTCGTCAATGAAGATGTTTTAGCGCAGATTGCAAAATCTTACACCGATTATTTGCTCGCCTGCAAAGCAGAAGGAATGCAATTTATTCAACCTGGCCGATTTGTCTTGCCTGGGGAATTAGAAGGTGCACCTGTATTACAATTTTTCCCGTTATTGCATTTATCAGAAGAACAATGGCAAAAATTGAAAAGAGAAGCAAAATCCAATAGCTATTTTGCCGTGTTGAATAAGCGATATGATTATTATCGTAATAAGGTAGTGAAAGGCTTTTATGAAAATTATTTTTCTACTTTTGATCGCCAAGTGATTTTAGCGGATTGCTTAACGCCACTAAATCATAGTCAACAAGCCTTTATCGATATGCAAACAGGGCTTAATCAGCTTTTCAAAAATTTCCATTATGGGAAACGCAATTTACTTAATCGCTTGTTTTCCCCCAATATTGATAAGCTCATGTTTGTGGCAACAAAAGCTGATCATATCACAACAGATCAAATTCAAAACTTAATTAGTCTGATGCGCCAATTGGTACAAGAGGGCGGTCGTCATGTTGAATTTGAAGGGATTGATACAGAATACACGGCAATTGCTGCGATTCGAGCGACAAAACAAGTTTTAGTTAATCAAAACGGTAAACAAATCAAAGCCATTCAAGGTGTGCGTTCTTTAGATAAGGAACTGATTACGCTTTATCCAGGTTCTGTACCAAGTAAATTACCTAATGCAGAGTTCTGGTCAAAACAATCTTTTGATTTTGATTCCTTTGAACCTCAAGTTTTGCAACAAGGTGAAAGCATCCCGCATTTAAGAATGGATGCCGTCTTGCAGTTTTTATTGGCGGATAGGTTTGATTGA
- the sodC gene encoding superoxide dismutase family protein: MKMKTLLALAISGICAAGVANAHDHMAKPAGPSIEVKVQQLDPANGNKDVGTVTITESNYGLVFTPNLQGLAEGLHGFHIHENPSCDPKEKDGKLTAGLAAGGHWDPKGAKQHGYPWQDDAHLGDLPALTVLHDGTATNPVLAPRLKKLDEVRGHSIMIHAGGDNHSDHPAPLGGGGPRMACGVIK, translated from the coding sequence ATGAAAATGAAAACTCTCTTAGCATTAGCAATCAGCGGTATTTGTGCTGCTGGCGTGGCAAATGCACATGACCATATGGCAAAACCAGCAGGTCCTTCTATCGAAGTAAAAGTACAACAATTAGATCCTGCAAATGGTAACAAAGATGTAGGGACTGTAACCATTACTGAATCAAATTATGGTTTAGTGTTTACACCAAATCTACAAGGTTTAGCTGAAGGTTTACATGGTTTCCACATTCATGAAAATCCAAGTTGTGATCCAAAAGAAAAAGACGGTAAATTAACAGCAGGTTTAGCGGCTGGCGGTCACTGGGATCCTAAAGGTGCAAAACAACACGGTTACCCATGGCAAGATGATGCTCACTTAGGTGACTTACCGGCTTTAACTGTATTACATGATGGTACAGCAACTAACCCTGTTTTAGCACCACGTCTTAAAAAATTAGATGAAGTTCGTGGTCACTCTATTATGATTCACGCTGGCGGCGATAACCACTCAGATCATCCAGCTCCACTTGGCGGTGGCGGCCCACGTATGGCATGTGGCGTGATTAAATAA
- the dsbC gene encoding bifunctional protein-disulfide isomerase/oxidoreductase DsbC, whose protein sequence is MKKLLTALLITASATAMASDAEIKSKLQALGAKNIEVKDSPVKGLKTAVTDQGILYVSENGQYVLQGKMYELTNKGPVDVAGKLLADKVNALKSEMIIYPAKNEKYVVTVFMDITCHYCHILHQQLKEYNDLGITVRYLAFPRAGMNETARQMEAIWTSKDPVFALNEAEKGNLPKELKTPNIVKKQYDLGVQLGVKGTPSIVTSTGEMLGGYLKPQDLLAVLQESAQ, encoded by the coding sequence ATGAAAAAATTACTGACCGCACTTTTAATCACTGCTTCTGCCACTGCAATGGCGAGTGATGCTGAGATTAAATCGAAGTTACAGGCATTAGGTGCGAAAAATATTGAGGTGAAAGATTCACCGGTAAAAGGCCTTAAAACAGCTGTGACTGATCAAGGTATTTTATATGTGAGCGAAAATGGTCAATATGTTTTGCAAGGCAAAATGTATGAATTAACAAATAAAGGTCCAGTTGATGTAGCGGGTAAACTTTTAGCCGATAAAGTGAATGCATTAAAAAGCGAAATGATCATTTATCCTGCAAAAAATGAAAAATATGTTGTGACCGTATTTATGGATATTACTTGTCATTATTGCCATATCCTTCATCAACAACTGAAAGAATATAATGATTTAGGTATTACTGTTCGTTATCTTGCATTCCCGCGTGCTGGAATGAATGAAACCGCTCGCCAAATGGAAGCAATTTGGACATCGAAAGATCCTGTATTTGCATTGAACGAAGCAGAAAAAGGTAACTTACCGAAAGAATTAAAAACACCTAACATTGTGAAAAAACAGTATGATTTAGGTGTACAACTTGGTGTGAAAGGTACGCCAAGTATTGTGACTTCAACAGGTGAAATGCTTGGGGGATATTTAAAACCTCAAGATTTATTAGCTGTGTTACAAGAATCAGCACAATAA
- the prfB gene encoding peptide chain release factor 2 (programmed frameshift), with the protein MFEINPIKNKIADLSERTSVLRGYLDFDAKVERLEEVNAELEQPDVWNDPEKAQALGKERVSLEQVVDTIKNLEQGLEDVEGLLELAVEAEDEETFNEAVAELDELEQQLAKLEFRRMFSGEHDACDCYVDLQAGSGGTEAQDWTEMLLRMYLRWAESKGFKTELMEVSDGDVAGLKSATIRVSGEYAFGWLRTETGIHRLVRKSPFDSNNRRHTSFAAAFVYPEIDDDIDIEINPADLRIDVYRASGAGGQHVNKTESAVRITHMPSGIVVQCQNDRSQHKNKDQAMKQLKAKLYELELQKKNADKQAMEDNKSDIGWGSQIRSYVLDDARIKDLRTGVENRNTQAVLDGDLDRFIEASLKAGL; encoded by the exons ATGTTTGAAATTAATCCAATCAAAAACAAAATCGCCGACCTTTCCGAGCGCACTTCTGTGCTTCGGGGGTATCTT GACTTCGATGCAAAAGTTGAGCGTTTAGAAGAAGTTAATGCCGAATTAGAACAACCCGATGTGTGGAATGATCCTGAAAAAGCCCAAGCGCTAGGGAAAGAACGTGTTTCACTTGAACAAGTGGTTGATACTATCAAGAATTTAGAACAAGGTTTAGAGGATGTTGAAGGGCTTCTTGAATTAGCCGTTGAAGCTGAAGATGAAGAGACCTTTAATGAAGCCGTTGCTGAATTAGACGAACTTGAACAACAACTTGCAAAATTAGAATTCCGCCGTATGTTTAGCGGTGAACATGATGCATGCGATTGTTATGTCGATTTACAAGCGGGTTCCGGTGGTACAGAAGCGCAGGACTGGACAGAAATGTTACTTCGCATGTACCTTCGCTGGGCTGAAAGCAAAGGCTTTAAAACAGAATTAATGGAAGTCTCTGATGGCGATGTCGCAGGTTTAAAATCCGCGACGATTCGTGTCAGCGGCGAATATGCTTTCGGTTGGTTACGTACTGAAACCGGTATTCATCGTTTAGTGCGCAAAAGTCCATTCGACTCCAATAACCGTCGTCATACATCATTTGCAGCAGCTTTCGTTTATCCTGAAATTGATGACGATATTGATATTGAAATCAATCCGGCTGATTTACGTATTGACGTTTACCGTGCATCCGGTGCGGGTGGTCAGCACGTCAATAAAACTGAAAGTGCGGTGCGTATTACTCACATGCCAAGTGGGATTGTTGTGCAATGTCAAAACGATCGTTCTCAGCACAAAAATAAAGATCAAGCCATGAAGCAGTTGAAAGCAAAATTGTATGAGCTTGAGTTACAAAAGAAAAATGCGGATAAACAAGCGATGGAAGATAATAAATCGGATATCGGTTGGGGCAGCCAAATTCGTTCTTATGTACTAGATGATGCGCGCATTAAGGATCTCCGCACAGGCGTGGAAAATCGTAATACACAAGCCGTACTAGATGGCGATCTCGATCGCTTTATTGAGGCAAGCTTGAAAGCGGGACTTTAA
- a CDS encoding transglutaminase-like domain-containing protein, translating to MKKLIATAVLSACSMAYANTDIPNYNTDSHLYEFTQTYDLVAPKGSQGQANLWVPLPFNGEYQQVKSIHFEGNYLDAYVTENNKYGAKTLFATWDKDAQKRDLKITMVIETKDREPMVKGALTNYKPPKDVHYSVDVQEYLKPTQHIKTDGIVKQFADKIVGTETNPLKKAELIHQWIVNNMERDNSVLGCGDGDVEKILTTGVLKGKCTDINSVFVALARASGIPAREIFGVRLGAADKMGKYSKGAFGSADEHGVANVSGGQHCRAEFYLAGFGWVPVDSADVAKMRLAEKKSVEDSDTQAVAKYLFGNWEANWVGFNHARDFDLYPQPELAPLNNFGYPYAEIGGDPLNSFDPKEFKYDYVSKKL from the coding sequence ATGAAGAAACTTATCGCCACTGCGGTGCTCTCCGCATGTTCCATGGCTTACGCCAATACCGACATTCCAAATTATAATACCGATTCTCATCTGTATGAATTCACTCAAACTTATGACTTAGTTGCGCCAAAAGGTTCACAAGGTCAAGCGAATCTGTGGGTGCCTTTACCGTTTAATGGCGAGTATCAACAGGTAAAATCTATCCATTTTGAAGGTAACTATTTGGATGCCTATGTAACGGAAAACAACAAATATGGGGCGAAAACCCTATTTGCTACTTGGGATAAAGATGCACAAAAACGCGATTTAAAAATCACGATGGTGATTGAAACCAAAGATCGTGAACCAATGGTTAAAGGTGCGTTGACGAATTACAAGCCACCAAAAGATGTTCACTATTCTGTTGATGTACAAGAATATTTAAAACCGACTCAACATATTAAAACAGATGGTATTGTGAAACAGTTCGCCGATAAGATTGTAGGCACTGAAACCAATCCATTGAAAAAAGCTGAGTTGATTCACCAATGGATCGTCAACAATATGGAACGTGATAATTCTGTTTTAGGCTGTGGTGATGGCGATGTAGAAAAAATTCTGACCACTGGTGTGTTAAAAGGCAAATGTACCGATATTAACTCTGTTTTTGTGGCATTAGCTCGTGCATCTGGTATTCCTGCTCGTGAAATCTTTGGTGTTCGTTTAGGTGCCGCAGATAAAATGGGTAAATATTCCAAAGGTGCATTCGGTAGCGCGGATGAGCATGGCGTAGCAAACGTAAGCGGTGGTCAGCACTGTCGTGCAGAATTCTATCTTGCTGGATTCGGCTGGGTGCCTGTTGATTCTGCAGACGTGGCAAAAATGCGTTTAGCAGAGAAAAAATCGGTTGAAGATAGCGATACGCAAGCTGTAGCTAAATATTTATTTGGTAACTGGGAAGCAAACTGGGTTGGTTTTAACCATGCTCGTGACTTCGATTTATATCCGCAACCAGAACTTGCCCCACTCAATAACTTTGGCTATCCGTATGCCGAAATCGGTGGTGACCCGTTAAATTCATTTGATCCAAAAGAATTTAAATATGACTACGTCTCTAAAAAGCTCTAA
- a CDS encoding TIGR01620 family protein — MTKQIFTQSQQVEEEEILPKQEFHNVETSIDNEPLEGELLDEQFEQIVKPKSSGWKTALKLTALLFLGATVAQSVQWIWDSYQNQQWIYLAFALVSFVVVLFGLSEIIAEWRRLVKLKKRLNLQEQSQRLIGESAVKNHHVFSEQDSEKGRALCLSIADTLKLDSQHPAIVQWEKQLNESYSAREVTHLFSKTVLQSFDKKAKKLITKMAAESAVIVAISPLAIIDMFFIAWRNIRLINKIAAIYGIELGYFTRLRLLRMVLVNLAFAGATEIVQDLGMDWLSQDITAKLSARAAQGIGVGLLTARLGIKAMEFCRPQVFEKSEKPKLSHVQKELLTVMKDAVLGKNKLKEKEEV, encoded by the coding sequence ATGACAAAACAAATTTTCACACAATCCCAACAAGTCGAAGAGGAAGAAATTCTACCTAAGCAAGAATTTCATAATGTTGAAACTAGCATTGATAACGAACCTTTAGAAGGGGAGTTGTTGGACGAGCAATTTGAGCAAATTGTGAAGCCTAAATCCAGTGGTTGGAAAACGGCTTTGAAATTGACCGCACTTTTATTTTTAGGGGCGACGGTTGCGCAATCTGTTCAATGGATTTGGGATAGTTATCAAAATCAACAATGGATTTATCTTGCTTTTGCCTTGGTGAGTTTTGTCGTTGTACTGTTTGGTTTATCTGAAATTATCGCAGAATGGCGACGTTTGGTGAAACTCAAAAAGCGTTTGAATTTACAAGAACAAAGTCAGCGATTAATAGGTGAAAGTGCGGTTAAAAATCATCACGTTTTTTCTGAACAGGATAGTGAGAAAGGAAGAGCCTTGTGTTTATCGATTGCTGATACCTTAAAATTGGATTCGCAACATCCAGCAATTGTCCAATGGGAAAAACAGTTGAATGAAAGTTATTCTGCTCGTGAAGTTACCCATTTATTTAGTAAGACTGTGTTGCAGTCGTTTGATAAAAAAGCAAAAAAACTGATTACTAAAATGGCAGCGGAATCAGCGGTGATTGTGGCAATCAGTCCTTTAGCCATTATTGATATGTTTTTTATTGCGTGGCGAAATATTCGTTTAATCAATAAAATTGCAGCGATTTATGGGATTGAATTAGGGTATTTTACCCGTCTTCGTTTACTCAGAATGGTATTGGTGAATCTTGCTTTTGCCGGTGCGACTGAAATCGTGCAAGATTTAGGGATGGATTGGCTTTCGCAAGATATTACCGCGAAACTTTCTGCACGAGCAGCGCAGGGGATTGGTGTGGGATTATTGACGGCTCGATTGGGGATTAAGGCTATGGAGTTTTGTCGTCCACAGGTATTTGAAAAGTCGGAAAAACCAAAGCTTTCTCATGTGCAAAAAGAATTGCTGACGGTGATGAAAGATGCAGTGTTAGGCAAGAATAAACTGAAAGAAAAAGAAGAGGTGTAA